In Salarias fasciatus chromosome 20, fSalaFa1.1, whole genome shotgun sequence, a single window of DNA contains:
- the LOC115407913 gene encoding gastrula zinc finger protein XlCGF57.1-like, whose product MTSVQALREFVNERLTAAAGEIFAVFEQTIIRYEEEIGRQRRYLEINWNPQVKLQRTELRQHHDNKEEQLSQQETDYCLEQEEPEPLLIGEEERVPEPKKIKEEQEQPELSQIREEPEEPGILLLKDAQEKPEPSELKIIGIFHGDNVDHFPVSEKQAGREKIRREKTCVKMARKRRKLRRNMGTVTYSCKICDKSFSIHSSLLVHMRIHTGEKPYSCETCGKSFSLQSNLMRHKRTHTGEKPYSCETCGKRYSRKNDLFRHTLSHTGQKPYSCEKCEKSFSVHSNLLYHMRTHTGEKPYSCETCGKRFFNHNALLSHMRCHTGEKPYSCETCGKSFSLQSNLMRHKRIHTGDKPYSCETCGKRYSRKNDLFRHTLSHTGQKPYSCETCGKSFSVQSHLVTHKRTHTGEKPFSCGTCGKRFFDHNALLRHMRSHTGKKPYSCETCGKSFSQNNNLVVHKRIHTGEKLFPCETCGKRFSRKNDLFRHSQTHTGQKPYSCETCGKSFSVQSHLVTHKRNHTGEKPYSCGTCDRSYSRKNDLLRHMISHTGDIIFSCGTCQKSFTSHSLLLHHVNTHKDSHSGLPSYSASLALPQQGSSS is encoded by the coding sequence AGCTTCGACAGCATCATGACAAcaaggaggagcagctctctcAACAGGAAACAGACTACTGTCTTgagcaggaagaaccagaacctctgtTGAtcggagaggaagaaagagtaCCAGAACCTAAAaagatcaaagaggaacaagaacaaCCAGAACTTTCACAGATCAGAGAGGAGCCAGAAGAACCAGGAATTCTATTATTAAAAGATGCACAGGAGAAACCAGAACCTTCAGAGCTGAAAATAATTGGCATATTTCATGGTGACAATGTGGACCACTTCCccgtgtcagagaagcaggctggacGTGAAAAGATTCGTCGTGAGAAAACATGTGTTAAAATGGCCAGAAAACGCCGGAAATTACGCCGGAATATGGGAACTGTCACATATTCTTGTAAAATATGTGATAAAAGTTTCAGTATACATAGTTCTTTGTTAGTCCatatgagaattcacacaggtgagaagccgtattcctgtgaaacatgtgggaaaagtttcagtttgcAGAGTAATTTAATGAggcacaagagaactcacacaggtgagaagccctaTTCCTGTGAAACGTGTGGGAAAAGGTACAGTCGAAAGAATGATTTGTTTCGCCACACGTTGAGTCACACAGGtcagaagccgtattcttgtgaaaaatgcgagaaaagtttcagtgtaCACAGTAATCTGTTGtatcacatgagaactcacacaggggagaaaccatattcttgtgaaacatgtgggaaacgttTCTTTAACCACAATGCTTTGCTTAGCCATATGAgatgtcacacaggtgagaagccctattcttgtgaaacgtgtggaaaaagtttcagtttgcAGAGTAATTTGATGAGGcacaagagaattcacacaggtgacaagccatattcctgtgaaacatgtgggaaaagatACAGTCGAAAGAATGATTTGTTTCGCCACACGTTGAGTCACACAGGtcagaagccgtattcttgtgaaacatgcgggaaaagtttcagtgtgcAGAGTCATTTAGTGActcacaagagaactcacacaggtgagaagccattttcTTGTGGAACCTGTGGGAAACGTTTCTTTGACCACAATGCTTTGCTTCGCCATATGAGAAGTCACACAGGcaagaagccgtattcttgtgaaacgtgtgggaaaagtttcagtcaaaacaatAATTTGGtggtccacaagagaattcacacaggtgagaagctgtttccttgtgaaacatgtgggaaaaggtTCAGTCGAAAGAATGATTTGTTTCGCCACTCGCAGACTCACACAGGtcagaagccgtattcttgtgaaacatgtggtaAAAGTTTCAGTGTGCAGAGTCATTTAGTGACTCACAAGAGAaatcacacaggtgagaagccatattcttgtggaACTTGTGACAGAAGTTACAGTCGAAAGAAtgatttgttgcgccacatgataAGTCACACAGGTGACATAATATTTTCTTGTGGGACATGTCAGAAAAGCTTTACCAGTCACAGTTTGTTGCTGCACCATGTCAACACTCATAAAGACAGTCACTCTGGACTTCCATCTTACTCTGCAAGTCTAGCTTTACCCCAACAGGGATCATCCAGTTGA